In Meleagris gallopavo isolate NT-WF06-2002-E0010 breed Aviagen turkey brand Nicholas breeding stock chromosome 2, Turkey_5.1, whole genome shotgun sequence, the following are encoded in one genomic region:
- the LOC100549871 gene encoding kinase D-interacting substrate of 220 kDa yields the protein MDLGQLSNGFYIDCKTKSALFVCSQNSMTALIVAVKGGYTDSVKEILKRNPNVNLTDKDGNTALMIASKEGHTEIVQDLLDAGTYVNIPDRSGDTVLIGAVRGGHVEIVRALLHKYADIDIRGQDNKTALYWAVEKGNATMVRDILQCNPDTETYTKDGETPLIKATKMRNIEIVELLLDKGAKVSAVDKKGDTPLHIAIRGRSRKLAELLLRNPKDGRLLYRPNKAGETPYNIDCSHQKSILTQIFGARHLSPTESDGDMLGYDLYSSALADILSEPTMQPPICVGLYAQWGSGKSFLLKKLEDEMKTFAGQQIEPLFQFSWLIVFLTLLLCGGLGLLLAFTVDAKLGIAVSLSLLAVLYIFFTVIYFGGRREGESWNWAWVLSTRLARHIGYLELLLKLMFVNPPELPEQTTKALPVRFLFTDYNRLSSVGGETSLAEMIATLSDACEREFGFLATRLFRVFKTEDTQGKKKWKKTCCLPSFVIFLFILSCVVSAVALLAIFNVEPTNMTVNAILISVTCVVGLAFILNCRTWWQVMDSVLNSQRKRLHHAASKLHKLKSEGFMKVLKCEVELMAKMAKTIDSFTQNQTRLVVIIDGLDACEQDKVLQMLDTVRVLFSKGPFIAIFASDPHIIIKAINQNLNSVLRDSNINGHDYMRNIVHLPVFLNSRGLSNAKKLMVASTTNGDVPYTDNAGLHEEIDRRVSQNSLGEMTKLGSKTALNRRVRDVILNGPVLVIGLFFFLFSFSLMYLMTSTLKTYQTIPWKLGCLICTGELYS from the exons ATGGACCTGGGGCAGTTG AGTAATGGGTTCTATATTGactgtaaaacaaaatctgctttgtttgtttgttcacaGAATTCTATGACTGCACTTATCGTAGCAGTTAAGGGTGGCTACACCGACTCGGTGAAGGAAATACTGAAGAGGAACCCAAATGTGAACTTAACTGATAAAGATGGAAATACAGCTTTGATGATTGCGTCAAAGGAAGGGCATACTGAAATTGTGCAGGATCTTCTTGATGCTGGAACTTACGTGAATATTCCTGACAGA AGCGGAGACACGGTGCTGATTGGGGCTGTTAGAGGAGGTCATGTTGAAATTGTCAGGGCTCTGCTCCATAAGTATGCTGATATAGACATCAGAGGTCAG gataaTAAAACTGCTTTATACTGGGCAGttgagaaaggaaatgctacaATGGTGAGGGACATCTTGCAGTGCAACCCTGATACTGAAACGTATACAAAG GATGGAGAAACACCACTTATCAAGGCAACCAAGATGAGAAATATTGAAATAGTAGAACTTCTTCTGGACAAAGGAGCTAAGGTCTCTGCTGTAGACAAG AAAGGAGACACCCCACTTCATATTGCTATTCGTGGAAGAAGCCGTAAACTCGCTGAACTGCTCTTGAGAAATCCAAAAGATGGTAGATTGCTTTATAGACCCAACAAAGCAGGAGAAACACCTTACAACATTGACTGCAGCCACCAGAAGAGCATTTTAACACAGATATTTGGAGCTA GACACTTATCTCCCACGGAATCTGACGGTGACATGCTGGGCTATGATCTGTACAGCAGTGCTTTGGCAGATATTCTGAGTGAGCCAACCATGCAGCCACCTATTTGTGTGGGCTTATATGCTCAGTGGGGAAGTGGAAAATCTTTCCTGCTCAAGAAACTAGAAG atgaaatgaaGACTTTTGCAGGACAGCAGATTGAACCTCTGTTTCAGTTCTCCTGGCTGATTGTGTTTCTCACACTTCTGCTCTGTGGAGGGTTGGGTTTATTGCTTGCTTTCACAGTGGATGCAAAGCTTGGGATAGCAGTGTCACTCAGCTTATTAGCAGTGCTctacattttcttca cTGTAATTTATTTCGGTGGTCGAAGAGAAGGTGAGAGCTGGAATTGGGCCTGGGTACTGAGTACAAGACTGGCAAGGCACATTGGATACTTAGAGTTGCTTCTCAAACTCATGTTTGTGAACCCACCAGAGTTACCAGAGCAAACCACTAAAGCTTTACCTGTGAG atttttgttcACGGACTACAATAGACTGTCCAGTGTAGGTGGAGAAACTTCATTGGCTGAGATGATTGCTACCCTCTCTGATGCCTGTGAAAGAGAATTTGGTTTCTTAGCAACAAGGCTATTTCGAGTTTTCAAGACAGAAGATACACAAG gtaaaaagaaatggaagaaaacatgctgCCTCCCATCCTTTGTGATTTTCCTGTTCATATTGTCTTGTGTTGTTTCTGCGGTTGCCCTGCTGGCGATTTTTAATGTAGAGCCAACAAACATGACAGTGAATGCTATTCTTATATCAGTGACGTGTGTTGTTGGTTTGGCCTTTATCTTGAATTGTCGCACGTGGTGGCAAGTGATGGATTCAGTTTTGAATTCTCAAAGAAAACGTCTTCACCATGCTGCCTCCAAGCTTCACAAGCTGAAAAGCGAGGGATTCATGAAG gtTTTGAAATGTGAAGTGGAGCTGATGGCCAAAATGGCAAAAACCATTGACAGCTTCACTCAGAATCAGACCAGACTTGTTGTAATTATTGATGGATTGGATGCTTGCGAACAGGACAAAGTGTTACAAATGCTTGATACT GTGCGAGTCTTGTTTTCAAAAGGCCcatttattgctatttttgCGAGTGACCCACACATAATTATAAAAGCTATTAACCAGAATCTCAACAGTGTTCTACGTGACTCAAACATAAATGGACATGATTACATGCGAAATATAGTCCATTTGCCTGTTTTTCTGAATAGCCGAGGGCTTAGTAATGCAAAAAAACTGATGGTAGCTTCGACAACCAACGGGGATGTTCCTTACACGGATAATGCAG GATTGCATGAAGAGATTGATAGAAGAGTTTCTCAGAACAGCCTTGGGGAGATGACCAAGCTTGGCAGCAAAACAGCTCTCAATAGGCGGGTGAGAGATGTTATACTAAATGGTCCAGTACTGGTgatagggttgtttttttttcttttctcattttctttgatgTATTTAATGACATCAACTTTGAAGACTTATCAAACTATTCCTTGGAAGTTAGGATGCCTGATCTGTACAGGAGAACTATATTCCTAA
- the LOC104909998 gene encoding kinase D-interacting substrate of 220 kDa-like: MASLMNQSLLTYAEEGNVPALKALLEKCRDVDERNENGQTPLMLAAEQGNLEIVQELLKKGANCNLEDADNWTALISAAKEGHEAIVAELLSYGVNLEHRDLGGWTALMWASYKGRTEVAKLLLEKGANPNITGMQYSVYPIIWAAGRGHSDIVHLLLQHGAKVNCSDKYGTTPLVWAARKGHLDCVKYLLQMGADVDQEGAVSNCLFSSERWRHVHLCY; this comes from the exons ATGGCAAGTCTGATGAATCAGAGTCTGCTGACCTATgcagaagaaggaaatgttcctgctctgaaagcactgctggaGAAGTGCAGGGATGTAGATGAGAGAAATGAG aatggCCAGACTCCACTCATGTTGGCTGCTGAGCAAGGCAATTTAGAAATTGTCCAGGAGCTTCTCAAGAAGGGAGCTAATTGCAACTTGGAGGATGCA gaTAACTGGACAGCTCTTATTTCGGCAGCTAAAGAAGGACATGAAGCTATTGTAGCAGAACTTCTCAGCTATGGTGTCAATTTGGAGCATAGGGATTTG GGAGGATGGACTGCTCTGATGTGGGCTTCGTATAAAGGCCGGACTGAAGTAGCAAAGCTGCTGCTTGAGAAGGGAGCAAATCCAAACATCACTGGCATG CAATACAGTGTTTATCCAATTATTTGGGCAGCAGGACGGGGCCACTCAGATATAGTGCATCTCTTACTGCAGCATGGAGCTAAAGTGAACTGCTCTGACAAA TATGGAACCACCCCATTGGTTTGGGCAGCCAGGAAAGGCCATTTGGATTGTGTGAAATACTTGCTGCAAATGGGAGCTGATGTTGATCAAGAAGGAGCTGTAAGTAATTGCTTGTTTTCCAGTGAAAGATGGAGGCACGTACATCTGTGCTATTAA